One Littorina saxatilis isolate snail1 unplaced genomic scaffold, US_GU_Lsax_2.0 scaffold_776, whole genome shotgun sequence genomic region harbors:
- the LOC138955701 gene encoding uncharacterized protein encodes MSRLPLPSSMLKMLLLLLLCVWGVQCGSVVKANGTFVVRHGLSLQTARCSARDDLSLGSGVRVISIDMRRDWDNTSHVTRVSTRRGLSTKDHADRLRCHSQGNITAGILTLTCLQSPPFDMTMDNLRCDYEYEQNGELIASNVVVSLGSWPATVFVCTSAKKVEGSSTDVGDLASLDIELRVGDETLVFESDTLPARDVLVPCRGSTGGGRPVLCLKREREDALRLTVLVAADPRDTDTVQWSDAKCRRVQVGNRFTLVGTLSPPAKNSSVGGAQSGIADMVVTSAVACVIGVVVSALLFTAIVSAIWCRRRKHRKGGQQQGTTGSRTETSDNDCDKVNMKRVGEPLLDKDDTV; translated from the exons ATGTCGAGACTGCCACTGCCGTCGTCGATGTTGAAGATGTTGCTGTTGCTCCTGTTGTGTGTTTGGGGGGTGCAGTGTGGCTCGGTGGTTAAAGCGAACGGAACCTTCGTGGTCCGGCACGGGTTGAGTCTCCAGACTGCTCGCTGTTCGGCGAGAGACGATTTAAGCCTTGGAAGCGG GGTCAGAGTGATATCCATCGACATGCGACGCGACTGGGACAACACTAGCCACGTGACCAGAGTGTCCACACGCAGAGGTCTCAGCACAAAGGACCATGCAGACAGGCTGCGCTGTCACTCGCAAGGGAACATAACCGCGGGCATTCTAACCCTCACCTGTCTCCAGTCGCCTCCCTTCGACATGACCATGGACAACTTGCGCTGTGACTACGAGTATGAGCAGAACGGAGAACTCATCGCATCCAACGTGGTCGTCTCTCTGGGTTCGTGGCCAGCGACTGTATTTGTGTGCACCAGTGCCAAAAAAGTCGAGGGAAGCAGCACAGATGTTGGCGACCTTGCCAGCCTGGACATTGAACTGCGCGTGGGAGACGAGACCCTGGTGTTTGAGTCTGACACACTGCCAGCAAGGGACGTGCTGGTGCCGTGCAGGGGGTCCACTGGAGGAGGTCGGCCTGTCTTGTGCCTGAAGCGGGAACGGGAGGATGCCCTGAGACTGACCGTGCTGGTGGCTGCAGATCCCCGGGACACGGACACGGTCCAGTGGTCAGACGCAAAGTGCAGACGTGTGCAGGTTGGAAACCGATTCACGCTCGTCGGCACCCTGTCACCACCCGCCAAGAACTCGAGTGTTGGAGGGGCCCAGAGCGGAATAGCGGACATGGTTGTGACGTCAGCCGTGGCGTGCGTCATCGGAGTGGTGGTGTCAGCATTGCTCTTTACAGCCATTGTTAGCGCCATCTGGTGTCGCAGAAGGAAGCACAGGAAGGGGGGGCAACAGCAAGGAACCACGGGCAGTAGAACGGAAACCAGCGACAACGACTGCGATAAAGTGAATATGAAGAGGGTAGGCGAACCACTGCTGGACAAGGATGATACGGTCTGA